A single window of Paroedura picta isolate Pp20150507F chromosome 8, Ppicta_v3.0, whole genome shotgun sequence DNA harbors:
- the LOC143842920 gene encoding uncharacterized protein LOC143842920 yields the protein MIRCTLHLPPPFCSATSESNMESSSQASSVPATGRGPTWRDAEIRDLIGIFSEEKIQDAFQSSHRNREVFEQVAIKMRALGHNRTGLECRSKTKTMRAEYMRAVNHNKGSGNEKVTCPYFEEQRQLYGDGEGSGRPKRVGRSLKVVRKPAAPVEEPPAEEDPGEGTSSSFRPPPPVQQRAAESVTLDLIAIAPGEQEEAPEQTPLASETQLPGTGPLESPAAPDVDSDSGASTNIDFIPGTQEEEQPGVLGPPARRRRIQIQDEVLSDEEEEPPLPPGSPPPRGALPAEERLTRERGRLRRVSVLTSVGERLLEHCYEESRRAAAADQAMLTLIAQEGRKLRAVLRETNQILREGVEEVRLIRRLMERAVAVMERAYPPQIAPPPPPTPTPPLPAPTPPTPSQNASTQTRRRTILGKRKIKPADKYSPS from the exons atgatccgttgcaccctgcacctcccaccaccattttgctcagctactagcgaaagcaacatggaatcgtcttctcaagcctcgtccgtccctgcaaccggccgtggccctacttggagggacgcggagatcagggacctgatcgggattttctcggaggagaaaatccaggacgcgttccagtcctcccacaggaatagggaggtttttgaacaagtggctattaagatgcgcgccctgggccacaacaggaccggccttgaatgccggtcgaagaccaagacaatgagggcagagtatatgcgtgccgtgaaccataataagggttccggcaacgaaaaggttacctgcccctacttcgaggagcagcgccagctgtacggggacggggaaggatccggcaggccgaagcgcgtcggccggagccttaaggtggttcggaagccggctgccccggtcgaggaaccacccgctgaggaggatcccggcgagggaacctcgtccagctttcgccctccaccccccgtccagcaacgagccgcggaatcggtaacgctggacctgatcgccatcgctcctggggagcaagaggaggctcctgagcaaacgccccttgcctccg agacacagttgccagggacggggcccctagagtctccagcagcacctgacgtggatagtgattcgggggcatcaactaacattg atttcatacccggaacacaggaggaggaacagcctggggtgcttggacctcctgcccggcgcaggcggatacagattcaagatg aggttctttcagatgaggaggaggaaccacccctgcctccaggcagcccaccacctagaggtgcgctcccagcagaggagaggcttacgagggaacgcggcaggctgaggcgcgtctccgtcttgacaagcgtgggagagaggctccttgagcactgctatgaggagtcacggcgtgccgcggccgctgaccaagccatgctcacactcattgcccaggaggggagaaaattgagggcagtccttagagagacaaaccaaatcctacgcgaaggcgtggaggaggtgcgactgataaggagactcatggagagggcagtagcggtcatggaaagggcctaccctccacaaatcgcccccccaccaccacccacaccaacaccaccacttccagcacccaccccaccaactccctctcagaatgcctccacccaaacaagaaggaggactattctcggaaagagaaaaattaaaccagcagacaagtactccccctcctag